One stretch of Eupeodes corollae chromosome 2, idEupCoro1.1, whole genome shotgun sequence DNA includes these proteins:
- the LOC129944859 gene encoding uncharacterized protein LOC129944859 — MNSIFLLTLSALCSSGLAYQVNEKQESFVPKLPLRPGDLLRSLDALISDAQVIYSPLQETPPLKLAQRRVYDDDESNHDNQESESEYDYDKAYENFVNKYFAKGEEDLDSEDTHDGNENDDDGYEEKAEGIEDVAPYGHSDEIDNDQKDKEKSSSSGSKKCEMIKIGNQNCKVCEDPRSNEKSKTCSYSSDDKPQSYGYSKQRSTKHSSDDDDDDEDEDDVDDDARGPKTGKSLKRETSLSNKSKFKPRRTSIEHILKPSSHLDDLTKCTRKFEDGMICFYCSSTSENTRECIVDKSNLKKRRLDEASKKDTATKKIFKRMVTYSFKNDAAPKFNGNTYSAFQGY; from the exons ATG aattcaatttttctattaaCCTTGAGTGCCCTATGCAGTTCGGGACTTGCTTATCAAGTCAACGAAAAGCAAGAATCTTTTGTACCGAAGTTACCACTTCGACCTGGAGATCTGTTGCGAAGCCTTGATGCACTGATTTCTGATGCTCAAGTCATCTACTCACCTCTCCAAGAGACACCTCCTCTGAAGTTAGCCCAACGAAGGGTCTATGACGACGATGAATCTAACCATGACAACCAGGAATCTGAATCGGAGTACGATTATGACAAAGCATATGAAaactttgtaaataaatattttgctaaAGGAGAAGAAGATTTAGATTCTGAAGATACGCATGATGGTAATGAaaacgatgatgatggttaTGAGGAAAAGGCTGAAGGAATTGAAGATGTAGCACCATATGGACATTCGGATGAAATCGATAATGATCAAAAAGACAAAGAAAAGTCATCATCGTCAGGATCAAAGAAATGTGAGATGATAAAAATTGGTAATCAAAATTGTAAGGTCTGTGAAGATCCAAGATCCAATGAAAAATCCAAAACATGTTCCTATTCATCCGACGATAAACCCCAAAGTTATGGCTACAGCAAACAAAGATCAACCAAACACTCcagcgatgatgatgatgatgacgaagacgaagacgacgtCGATGATGATGCTAGAGGTCCTAAAACTGGAAAATCACTTAAACGTGAGACGTCTCTAAGcaacaaatcaaaattcaaaccaAGAAGAACAAGCATTGAGCACATTTTAAAACCCTCATCTCATCTTGACGATCTCACAAAGTGCACAAGAAAATTTGAAGATGGAAtgatatgtttttattgttcatCGACTTCGGAAAATACTCGAGAATGCATAGTTgataaaagtaatttgaaaaaacGTCGTTTAGATGAGGCTTCAAAAAAGGACACAGCAACAAAGAAGATTTTCAAACGAATGGTAACTTATTCGTTCAAAAATGACGCAGCACCAAAGTTTAACGGGAACACCTATTCAGCATTTCAAGGATATTAG
- the LOC129946672 gene encoding monocarboxylate transporter 7 — protein sequence MKKSIRLEAPDGGWGILVCFGMAMPFISILGSFPSFGLVFGDFLKSIGAETSAIAFITSAFFCSLSFAGLFSNSLFNRFSRRTVGIVGGILYFIGNVMQVYVKTTAELTVAYSLVQGIAAGLIIPASYTCFNSYFVKKRVMMMAFSQTVIGVGTMCYPVVIQKLNELYGFRGSLLILAAINSHAILGMLIMQPVEWHMKKIVVNNDIERDRSEPLMNAEERGSRQSMHLRPHENLSSRMGSYISLGTWNGPIGVSAESVKKRSYWQCIEDFLDLSLLKDPIYLNIVLGMSFALYSDLAFFTLQPMYLFELNYTKMETANIIAFGAAADLISRVIIALSAIFVTVSSRHIYLAGSFFTFITRFAFLEVFDYVNMAIVTAIMGFLRTWIHVTMPLVIGEYLSTERFSSGYGLFMFLQGNITFLIGPIVGYVRDRTKDYVVTFHCVNIFMGLCVFPWLIEVFYLKCRKYKNSTRS from the exons atgaaaaaatccaTAAGGCTCGAGGCTCCCGATGGTGGTTGGGGAATTCTTGTTTGTTTTGGAATGGCAATGCCGttt ATAAGCATTCTTGGTTCGTTTCCATCATTCGGTCTGGTTTTTGGGGACTTTTTGAAGAGTATCGGAGCTGAAACAAGTGCCATAGCTTTCATAACAAGTGCTTTCTTTTGTTCCCTAAGCTTTGCGGGACTCTTCTCGAATAGTCTTTTTAACCGATTTTCCAGAAGGACCGTTGGAATTGTTGGTGGAATATTGTATTTCATTGGAAACGTGATGCAAGTTTATGTTAAAACCACTGCTGAACTAACAGTGGCCTACAGTTTAGTACAGGGTATTGCCGCTGGTCTAATAATTCCCGCCTCCTACACGTGCTTCAATagttattttgtcaaaaaacgcGTTATGATGATGGCGTTTAGTCAAACTGTCATCGGAGTCGGAACTATGTGTTATCCGGTGGTGATACAAAAACTCAACGAATTGTATGGATTTAGAGGATCACTGTTGATCCTTGCAGCTATCAACAGTCATGCaattctaggaatgcttattaTGCAGCCAGTGGAATGgcatatgaaaaaaattgttgtgaaTAATGATATTGAAAGAGATCGTTCGGAACCTCTCATGAACGCTGAAGAACGAGGCTCTCGGCAGTCTATGCATTTGCGTCCACACGAAAATCTTTCAAGTCGAATGGGAAGCTATATCAGTTTGGGCACGTGGAACGGGCCAATTGGTGTGAGTGCTGAATCTGTTAAGAAGCGATCTTACTGGCAATGTATTGAAGATTTTTTggatctgtcacttttgaaggaCCCCATTTATTTGAACATAGTTTTGGGAATGTCATTTGCTTTGTATTCGGATTTGGCATTTTTTACATTGCAACCGATGTatctttttgaattgaattatacAAAG atGGAAACTGCTAACATTATCGCGTTTGGGGCTGCCGCTGATTTGATATCACGTGTTATCATAGCTTTAAGCGCTATATTTGTGACAGTTTCATCTCGTCATATATATTTGGCTGGATCGTTTTTCACATTTATCACACGATTTG CTTTCCTGGAAGTCtttgattatgttaatatggcGATAGTAACTGCCATCATGGGTTTCTTGCGCACATGGATCCACGTTACAATGCCATTGGTCATTGGAGAATATCTTTCAACAGAACG TTTTTCATCTGGATATGGTCTGTTTATGTTCCTGCAaggaaatataacatttttaataggaCCAATTGTGGGTTACGTTCGTGATCGGACAAAAGATTATGTTGTAACATTTCATTGTGTAAACATTTTTATGGGACTTTGTGTATTTCCATGGCTAATAGAAGTATTTTATCTTAAATgccgaaaatacaaaaatagcaCTAGATCatga
- the LOC129947885 gene encoding receptor-binding cancer antigen expressed on SiSo cells, which produces MLTQIKMILLSFIGLFRRAMCCFSRRRKPSMSESESLQCVNVVVDNNYHIKKSNQGQDRDWNSWDDAPRTVEEHIEQYRQKIAKPPTPKDEEPEPDFFSEMTPKIKPQLKVYLGQDKEQDKRDFSRLEAKSDVPIAVNADLEDWMEEDPGGWEELDTETTKQLIREKRKELRHQKYAHQKSKNNNGIVNDNSPRHENFALRIGSKNT; this is translated from the exons ATGTTAACACAAATCAAAATGATTCTTTTAAGCTTCATTGGTTTGTTTCGCCGAGCTATGTGCTGTTTTTCCCGGCGTCGAAAACCCTCAATGTCTGAATCAGAATCCCTGCAATGTGTCAATGTTGTTGTTGATAATAATTATcacatcaaaaaatcaaatcaa GGACAAGATCGAGATTGGAATTCTTGGGACGATGCGCCACGCACAGTCGAAGAACATATTGAACAGTACAGACAAAAAATAGCTAAACCACCGACTCCAAAAGATGAGGAACCAGAACCGGACTTTTTCAGT GAGATGACACCTAAAATAAAACCTCAACTCAAAGTTTATCTGGGTCAAGACAAGGAACAAGATAAACGTGATTTCTCTAGATTAGAAGCGAAATCAGATGTTCCCATTGCAGTTAAC GCTGATCTAGAAGACTGGATGGAAGAAGATCCTGGTGGTTGGGAAGAACTTGATACCGAAACcacaaaacaattaattcgaGAAAAACGAAAGGAATTGCGGCACCAAAAATATGCACAtcagaaatcaaaaaataacaacggAATTGTCAATGATAATAGTCCTAGGCACGAGAATTTTGCTTTACGAATTGGTTCCAAAAATACGTAG
- the LOC129948508 gene encoding plastin-1 isoform X2, whose protein sequence is MSTLSNKFKTLSVEEKAEIQEKFTDIDTNKDGFIDLSELKEALDQVGFKLAGYQVREMIDEFRNKQRTTHAGKLNLEEFESLCLDLKSKDVASTFKTVVSKKENLETLGGMSSISSEGTTHSVRLEEQLAFSDWINSNLGHDVDLKHLLPIDQEGKHLYLSIKDGILLCKIINHSCPDTIDERAINKKSLTVYREFENLTLALVSSQAIGCNIVNIDAHDLAKGKPHLVLGLLWQIIRIGLFSHITLDSCPGLAGLLFEDERLEDLMKLSPEAILLRWVNHHLEKAGISRRCTNFQSDIVDSEIYSHLLKQIAPNDSGVTVEALRESDLSSRAEIMLQQAAKLNCRSFLTPQDVVNGVYKLNLAFVANLFNNHPGLDKPEEIEGLQTIEETREEKTYRNWMNSMGVAPHVNWLYSDLADGLVIFQLFDIIKPGIVNWSKVHKRFTPRKKFMEKLENCNYAVELGKQLKFSLVGIAGQDLNDGNATLTLALIWQLMRAYTLSVLSRLANTGNPIIEKEIVTWVNEKLTAGGKQTSLRNFNDSAIADGKIVIDLIDSIKQGSINYDLVRHSNTEEDNLANAKYAISMARKIGARVYALPEDITEVKPKMVMTVFACLMAMDYIPNMDSVQNNINSN, encoded by the exons ATCGATACAAACAAAGATGGCTTCATTGATTTGTCCGAACTTAAAGAAGCTCTCGATCAAGTAGGGTTCAAATTAGCTGGCTATCAAGTTCGTGAAATGATCGATGAATTCCGCAACAAACAAAGAACCACCCATGCGGGTAAACTTAATTTAGAAGAATTCGAAAGTCTATGCTTGGATTTGAAATCAAAAGATGTTGCGAGCACTTTCAAAACAGTTGTCTCGAAAAAAGAGAATCTTGAAACATTGGGTGGTATGTCATCAATTTCATCCGAAGGAACAACACATTCGGTTCGACTCGAAGAACAATTGGCCTTTTCCGATTGGATAAATTCAAATCTTGGACATGATGTTGATTTGAAACACTTACTACCAATCGATCAGGAAGGCAAGCATCTGTATTTATCGATTAAAGATGGTATCCTGCTGTGTAAAATTATCAATCACTCCTGCCCGGATACAATTGACGAACGTGCAATCAATAAAAAAAGCCTAACTGTCTACAGGGAATTTGAGAATTTAACACTGGCTTTGGTTTCGTCACAAGCTATTGGTTGCAATATTGTTAATATCGATGCTCATGACTTGGCGAAAGGAAAACCACATTTGGTTTTGGGATTGTTGTGGCAAATCATTCGAATTGGTTTGTTTAGTCATATCACTTTGGATAGTTGTCCTGGTTTGGCTGGACTTTTGTTCGAAGATGAACGTTTGGAGGATTTGATGAAACTTTCGCCAGAAGCTATTCTCCTGCGTTGGGTTAATCATCATTTAGAAAAGGCTGGAATTTCGAGACGTTGCACCAATTTCCAGAGTGATATTGTCGATTCAGAAATCTATTCACATTTGTTGAAACAAATAGCACCAAATGACTCTGGAGTCACTGTGGAAGCTTTGAGA GAATCCGATTTATCATCAAGAGCTGAGATAATGTTGCAACAAGCTGCAAAATTGAACTGCCGTAGTTTCTTGACACCCCAAGATGTTGTAAATGGagtttataaattgaatttagcCTTCGTTGCCAATTTGTTTAACAATCATCCAGGATTAGATAAACCAGAAGAAATCGAGGGTCTCCAGACAATCGAAGAAACCcgagaagaaaaaa CTTATAGAAATTGGATGAACTCAATGGGTGTAGCTCCACATGTCAACTGGCTTTACTCTGATTTAGCTGATGGTTTGGTGATATTCCAATTATTCGATATAATCAAACCAGGCATTGTTAATTGGAGTAAAGTACACAAGAGATTTACTCCACGAAAGAAGTTTAtggaaaaattagaaaattgtaATTATGCTGTAGAATTGGGCAAACAACTGAAGTTCTCATTAGTCGGAATTGCTGGACAGGATTTGAATGATGGAAATGCCACTTTGACATTAG CTTTAATCTGGCAATTAATGCGCGCCTACACTCTGTCGGTTCTGTCACGCCTAGCCAACACTGGTAATccaataattgaaaaagaaattgtcACATGGGTGAATGAAAAACTTACTGCTGGAGGCAAACAAACTAGTTTAAGAAACTTCAATGATTCCGCAATTGCTGATGGCAAGATAGTTATTGATTTGATTGATTCAATAAAACAGGGAAGCATAAACTATGATTTAGTGCGACACTCTAACACTGAAGAG gATAATCTTGCCAATGCAAAATACGCAATTTCAATGGCCCGCAAAATTGGAGCACGTGTCTATGCCCTGCCTGAGGATATCACAGAAGTGAAACCAAAAATGGTAATGACTGTGTTTGCGTGTCTAATGGCCATGGATTACATTCCCAATATGGATAGTGTACAAAACAACATTAACAGCAATTAA
- the LOC129948508 gene encoding plastin-1 isoform X1: MDIQEIEQHHILEEYQHTLHELIPNIDTNKDGFIDLSELKEALDQVGFKLAGYQVREMIDEFRNKQRTTHAGKLNLEEFESLCLDLKSKDVASTFKTVVSKKENLETLGGMSSISSEGTTHSVRLEEQLAFSDWINSNLGHDVDLKHLLPIDQEGKHLYLSIKDGILLCKIINHSCPDTIDERAINKKSLTVYREFENLTLALVSSQAIGCNIVNIDAHDLAKGKPHLVLGLLWQIIRIGLFSHITLDSCPGLAGLLFEDERLEDLMKLSPEAILLRWVNHHLEKAGISRRCTNFQSDIVDSEIYSHLLKQIAPNDSGVTVEALRESDLSSRAEIMLQQAAKLNCRSFLTPQDVVNGVYKLNLAFVANLFNNHPGLDKPEEIEGLQTIEETREEKTYRNWMNSMGVAPHVNWLYSDLADGLVIFQLFDIIKPGIVNWSKVHKRFTPRKKFMEKLENCNYAVELGKQLKFSLVGIAGQDLNDGNATLTLALIWQLMRAYTLSVLSRLANTGNPIIEKEIVTWVNEKLTAGGKQTSLRNFNDSAIADGKIVIDLIDSIKQGSINYDLVRHSNTEEDNLANAKYAISMARKIGARVYALPEDITEVKPKMVMTVFACLMAMDYIPNMDSVQNNINSN; the protein is encoded by the exons atgGATATCCAAGAAATAGAACAACATCATATCCTGGAGGAATATCAACATACTTTGCATGAATTAATTCCAAAT ATCGATACAAACAAAGATGGCTTCATTGATTTGTCCGAACTTAAAGAAGCTCTCGATCAAGTAGGGTTCAAATTAGCTGGCTATCAAGTTCGTGAAATGATCGATGAATTCCGCAACAAACAAAGAACCACCCATGCGGGTAAACTTAATTTAGAAGAATTCGAAAGTCTATGCTTGGATTTGAAATCAAAAGATGTTGCGAGCACTTTCAAAACAGTTGTCTCGAAAAAAGAGAATCTTGAAACATTGGGTGGTATGTCATCAATTTCATCCGAAGGAACAACACATTCGGTTCGACTCGAAGAACAATTGGCCTTTTCCGATTGGATAAATTCAAATCTTGGACATGATGTTGATTTGAAACACTTACTACCAATCGATCAGGAAGGCAAGCATCTGTATTTATCGATTAAAGATGGTATCCTGCTGTGTAAAATTATCAATCACTCCTGCCCGGATACAATTGACGAACGTGCAATCAATAAAAAAAGCCTAACTGTCTACAGGGAATTTGAGAATTTAACACTGGCTTTGGTTTCGTCACAAGCTATTGGTTGCAATATTGTTAATATCGATGCTCATGACTTGGCGAAAGGAAAACCACATTTGGTTTTGGGATTGTTGTGGCAAATCATTCGAATTGGTTTGTTTAGTCATATCACTTTGGATAGTTGTCCTGGTTTGGCTGGACTTTTGTTCGAAGATGAACGTTTGGAGGATTTGATGAAACTTTCGCCAGAAGCTATTCTCCTGCGTTGGGTTAATCATCATTTAGAAAAGGCTGGAATTTCGAGACGTTGCACCAATTTCCAGAGTGATATTGTCGATTCAGAAATCTATTCACATTTGTTGAAACAAATAGCACCAAATGACTCTGGAGTCACTGTGGAAGCTTTGAGA GAATCCGATTTATCATCAAGAGCTGAGATAATGTTGCAACAAGCTGCAAAATTGAACTGCCGTAGTTTCTTGACACCCCAAGATGTTGTAAATGGagtttataaattgaatttagcCTTCGTTGCCAATTTGTTTAACAATCATCCAGGATTAGATAAACCAGAAGAAATCGAGGGTCTCCAGACAATCGAAGAAACCcgagaagaaaaaa CTTATAGAAATTGGATGAACTCAATGGGTGTAGCTCCACATGTCAACTGGCTTTACTCTGATTTAGCTGATGGTTTGGTGATATTCCAATTATTCGATATAATCAAACCAGGCATTGTTAATTGGAGTAAAGTACACAAGAGATTTACTCCACGAAAGAAGTTTAtggaaaaattagaaaattgtaATTATGCTGTAGAATTGGGCAAACAACTGAAGTTCTCATTAGTCGGAATTGCTGGACAGGATTTGAATGATGGAAATGCCACTTTGACATTAG CTTTAATCTGGCAATTAATGCGCGCCTACACTCTGTCGGTTCTGTCACGCCTAGCCAACACTGGTAATccaataattgaaaaagaaattgtcACATGGGTGAATGAAAAACTTACTGCTGGAGGCAAACAAACTAGTTTAAGAAACTTCAATGATTCCGCAATTGCTGATGGCAAGATAGTTATTGATTTGATTGATTCAATAAAACAGGGAAGCATAAACTATGATTTAGTGCGACACTCTAACACTGAAGAG gATAATCTTGCCAATGCAAAATACGCAATTTCAATGGCCCGCAAAATTGGAGCACGTGTCTATGCCCTGCCTGAGGATATCACAGAAGTGAAACCAAAAATGGTAATGACTGTGTTTGCGTGTCTAATGGCCATGGATTACATTCCCAATATGGATAGTGTACAAAACAACATTAACAGCAATTAA